The genomic DNA TGCTGCTGCTCTGCGGCCCGGCGCAGGCGGCGAGCGTGGGTCCGAGGGCGACTCCTGCGCCGAGGATCCCGGCCAGCTGCAGCAGCGAACGGCGGGACACGTTGCGCGTGGCGACGGAGACGTCTCCGCCGGCCAGTGAGATGTCGTCAGTCATCGAACTTCCTCCTTGAAGTCTCCGGGCACCCCCGGTCCGAGCGGGCGATGCTCGCGGCGGGACCAGGACTATCACCGTTTGCGCGTTGTGCGCAAGAGGTTGCTGAGAAACTGCGTCAAGCGCGCATGGGGAAGGGGATCGTACGCGTGGCTGGCGGCGCCTCGTCACCCGGGATACAGTGCCCGGGACCTGCCTGAGCAGCGGTTCCTGTCCCTTCGGCACGAGGAGAGCCCCGATGACGTCGGCTCGACGAGGACCTCATGTTCCTGCGCAGATCGCGCAGATCTTCCCGGAAGAAGCCCGTTGATGGGTCGCACCCGGTCGGAGGAGCGGCGCGAGGAGATCCTGGCGCTGGCCCTGTCGCACGGCCTGGCCAGCGTGGACGACCTCTCCGCCCGGATGGGCGTCACCCCCTCGACGATCCGGCGCGACCTCGCCGTCCTGACGTCGCGCGGTCAGCTCGCCCGGACCTACGGCGGCGCGCTCAGCCTCGAGCCGCACCCCGAGTCCTCCCTCCGCCAGCGGCTGGGGGAGGCGCACGAGGCGAAGCGGGCGATCGCGGCGTGGGCGGCCGGGCAGGTGACGGACGGCGAGACGGTGGTCCTCGACGGCGGGTCGACCGCCGCGGCGCTGGCCGAGGAGCTCAGGTCCTTCGAGCGGCTGACCGTGGCGACGATCGGGCTGACGTCGCTCGAGGCGCTGGCCGACGCCGACCACCTCGAGGTGGTGCTGCTCGGAGGGCGGCTGCGGCACCCGAGCCAGAGCTTCGTCGGGCCCGTCACCGAGGCGGCGCTCGACCGGATGAGCTTCGACCGCGCCTTCCTCGGGGCCGACGGGGTGCGTGCCGACCGCGGCATCTGCGAGAAGGACCTGGAGCAGACCCGGCTGAAGGAGCTGATGATGAGCCGGGCCGACCACGTCTACGTCCTCGCCCACGGGGCCAAGCTCGGCCATGCCCCCTTCCACGCGTGGGCGTTGCTCCCCCCGCGCTGGACCCTGGTGACCGACGCGTCGGCCGACGCGGCCCAGCTCCGAGCGTTCGAGGCCGTGGGCGCCGAGTGCGTCGTGGTCGAGGTCGGCGAGCAGGCCGTGCCGGCCTGACCGTCAGGCGCCCGTGACGTCCCTGGCCGCGTGCGTGGCGACGAGCTCGACGACGGAGACGCCCTTCTTCTGCGTGCTGCCGCCGTCGGAGAGGGCGGCGACGAGCAGCGGGTGACCCTCGTGCTCGACGCGGCCGACGCTGGTCACGGCCCACCCGCCGGTCCGCGGCAGCCAGCCGTTCTTCACGAAGGCGTGCGTGTCGCCGCGCGAGTCGGCGGCCGTGACGCCCCAGTCCTGGTCGGTCGCGACCCCGCCCATGAGCGACTGCACGTACTTCCGGGACTCCGCGGTGAGCGGGGAGTCGTCGGTGAACACGACCTGGAGCAGGCGCAGCTGGTCGGCCGTCGTCGTGGTCGTCGCGCCCCAGCGGCCCTGCGTGCCGCCCTTCGTCTGCGTCAGCCCGAAGGTCGTGTTGGCCGCGGCCAGCCCCTTCTCCTTGCCGATGGCCTTCCACAGCGTGGTGGCCGCGCCGTTGCTGCTCTGGCGGATCATCCGGCTCGCGACCTCCTTCTGCCCGCTGGTGAGCCTGCCCTGCTCCTGCAGCAGCAGGGTGGCGAGGATGTCGACCTTGACGATGCTCGCCGTGGCGAAGGCGTGGTCGGTGTCGCCGTACGCGGTGGTGCGCCCGGTCGAGAGGTCGGAGACGACGACGGCCAGGTGCCCGTCCTCGGCCGCGTGCCAGTCGCTGACCGCGTCGGCGACGACGGCGGCGGGTGCGGGCGGCGGGGCGGGTGCCGGAGCGGGCGCCGACGCCGCGACGACAGCCGGGAGCGCCGCGTCCGAGCGGTCGAGCAGCTGCACGACGGTGTTCACGAGGGCCACGGCCAGCATCAGGATGGTGAAGGCGCGCAGGCGCCGGAAGCCCAGCGAGGGCAGCGGGGCTGGCGCGGTCCGGACCGACATGACCGCACCGTAGGACCGAGGACCGACAGGAACCTCGCGGCACGCCGGTGCCTCGAGGGCCGCTGCGCGCTTGGCCGCCCACGTAGGGTGCTGGTCTTCTCTCGGCCGTCTCGTCCGTTGCACGCCCGTAGCCCGGGTCCGGAAGGATGGCGGCATGATCGACCTCGACGTCATCCTCCTCGTGGGTGCCGTCGTGCTGATCGTGGCCATCCTCGCCGCCCGCCTCGGGTCCGGCTTCGGCCTCCCGTCGCTGCTGCTGTTCCTCGGGCTCGGCATGCTGCTGGGCACCGACGGGCCCGGCGGCCTCGCCTTCGACGACGCCGACCTGGCGCACGCGCTCGGCTTCGCCGCGCTGGTGCTGATCCTGGCCGAGGGCGGTCTCACCACCAAGTGGAGCGAGATCAGACCGGTCATCGGCCCGGCCCTGGTGCTGGCGACCATCGGCATCGTCGTCAGCGTCGGCGCCGTCACCGCGTTCGGCTACTACGTCCTCGGCCTCGACATCTGGGTCGCGGTCCTGCTGGGCGCGGTGATCTCGCCGACCGACGCGGCCGCGGTCTTCTCGGTGCTCCGCCGGGTGCCGATCCCGTACCGGATCAGGGGCATGCTCGAGGCCGAGTCCGGCCTGAACGACGCCCCCACCGTCCTGCTCGTCACGCTCGCCAGCGGTCTGGCCGCCGGCCACGAGGCCGAGGGGGGTCCGCTGCTCGTCGGCACGCTGGTCGTGCTCGAGCTGGTCGGCGGCGTGGTGACCGGCGCGGTGATGGGCTGGATCGGCGTGCAGATCCTGCGCCGGGTCGCCCTGCCCTCCTCGGGGCTCTACCCGCTCGCCACGCTCGGCTGGGCCGTGCTCGCGTACGGCATCACCTCGACCGCGCACGCGAGCGGTTTCGCCGCGGTCTACGTCTGCGCGGTGCTGCTCGGCAACGCCCAGCTGCCGCACCGCGCGGCGATGCGCTCCTTCGTCGAGGGGATCGGCTGGATCGCCCAGATCGGGCTGTTCGTGATGCTCGGGCTGCTGGCGACGCCGAGCCGGGTGACCCTCGAGGCCGCGCTGGTCGGGGTGGCGGCCGGGCTCTTCGTGACGTTCGTGGCGCGGCCGCTGTCGGTCTGGGTGAGCCTGCGGTGGTTCAAGGTGCCGCTGCGGGAGCAGGCGTTCCTGTCCTGGGCCGGGCTGCGCGGTGCCGTGCCCATCGTCCTGGCCACGGTCCCGCTCG from Microlunatus sagamiharensis includes the following:
- a CDS encoding DeoR/GlpR family DNA-binding transcription regulator; the encoded protein is MGRTRSEERREEILALALSHGLASVDDLSARMGVTPSTIRRDLAVLTSRGQLARTYGGALSLEPHPESSLRQRLGEAHEAKRAIAAWAAGQVTDGETVVLDGGSTAAALAEELRSFERLTVATIGLTSLEALADADHLEVVLLGGRLRHPSQSFVGPVTEAALDRMSFDRAFLGADGVRADRGICEKDLEQTRLKELMMSRADHVYVLAHGAKLGHAPFHAWALLPPRWTLVTDASADAAQLRAFEAVGAECVVVEVGEQAVPA
- a CDS encoding serine hydrolase — encoded protein: MSVRTAPAPLPSLGFRRLRAFTILMLAVALVNTVVQLLDRSDAALPAVVAASAPAPAPAPPPAPAAVVADAVSDWHAAEDGHLAVVVSDLSTGRTTAYGDTDHAFATASIVKVDILATLLLQEQGRLTSGQKEVASRMIRQSSNGAATTLWKAIGKEKGLAAANTTFGLTQTKGGTQGRWGATTTTTADQLRLLQVVFTDDSPLTAESRKYVQSLMGGVATDQDWGVTAADSRGDTHAFVKNGWLPRTGGWAVTSVGRVEHEGHPLLVAALSDGGSTQKKGVSVVELVATHAARDVTGA
- a CDS encoding potassium/proton antiporter, which translates into the protein MIDLDVILLVGAVVLIVAILAARLGSGFGLPSLLLFLGLGMLLGTDGPGGLAFDDADLAHALGFAALVLILAEGGLTTKWSEIRPVIGPALVLATIGIVVSVGAVTAFGYYVLGLDIWVAVLLGAVISPTDAAAVFSVLRRVPIPYRIRGMLEAESGLNDAPTVLLVTLASGLAAGHEAEGGPLLVGTLVVLELVGGVVTGAVMGWIGVQILRRVALPSSGLYPLATLGWAVLAYGITSTAHASGFAAVYVCAVLLGNAQLPHRAAMRSFVEGIGWIAQIGLFVMLGLLATPSRVTLEAALVGVAAGLFVTFVARPLSVWVSLRWFKVPLREQAFLSWAGLRGAVPIVLATVPLADGIDDGLFFFDVVLVFVVVFTCLQAPTLPFLARRLGLIDDRAARDVEVEAAPLDQIAADLLQVRVPTGSRLAGMEVSELRLPVNTVVSLIIRDASPFNPGSGERIKVGDELLIVTPAASRALAEERLHDLAQGGRLARWRRARPASS